The following proteins are encoded in a genomic region of Macrobrachium rosenbergii isolate ZJJX-2024 chromosome 31, ASM4041242v1, whole genome shotgun sequence:
- the LOC136855204 gene encoding uncharacterized protein: protein MEGEKAVGLMDSGANCSLLSEKWYLENLKPKGVTLYNSSDYIYDLSGNEIHIIGHVIVDVRVNEIEQNSCVFYVKRAEKGRNGLGKNTDQECLLGMNILFMLFGKWGVTRNVNMVASEQEGLKDEYGQNLDCCMRLVGQTMQVWQKEDLGYASCLRQQNRNIPSGSRKLIKVYIDSLKEVPKEYVVLEKVAEESKNRLPPGVQVLPSFSLCEWGVGYVCVANWTKVSVSIEVGSILARVQFGIEECREDDDNEYNEAISEEELQNHRRKLGVNVDESNLSELDLLRLDKILYKYKDCSELNDSELGLIKGWEHSIGLSCRKPIKLPYRRIAPTMIPEAKHLLDDLKKRGVIEESTSPYAAPIVLVRKKDGRLRLCIDYRKLNYIKGCISSS, encoded by the coding sequence ATGGAGGGAGAGAAGGCTGTAGGACTTATGGATTCGGGGGCAAACTGTAGTTTGTTGTCAGAAAAATGGTATTTGGAGAATCTAAAGCCAAAGGGAGTGACACTGTATAATAGTAGTGACTACATATATGACCTGAGTGgaaatgaaattcatataatAGGTCATGTCATTGTTGATGTTAGAGTAAatgaaatagaacagaatagcTGTGTATTCTATGTCAAGAGAGCTGAAAAAGGAAGGAATGGTCTTGGCAAGAACACTGACCAGGAGTGCCTTTTAGgcatgaatattttgtttatgctatTTGGAAAATGGGGAGTCACCAGAAACGTTAACATGGTGGCATCAGAGCAAGAGGGATTAAAAGATGAAtatggtcaaaatttggattGCTGTATGAGACTAGTTGGTCAAACTATGCAGGTTTGGCAAAAGGAGGATTTAGGGTATGCTAGCTGCTTAAGACAACAGAATAGAAATATCCCTTCAGGTAGCAGGAAACTAATCAAGGTATACATCGACAGCCTAAAGGAAGTGCCAAAAGAGTACGTAGTTTTAGAAAAAGTAGcagaagagagtaaaaatagGTTGCCTCCGGGCGTTCAAGTCTTGCCCAGTTTTTCTCTATGTGAATGGGGCGTTGGATATGTTTGTGTTGCTAATTGGACTAAAGTTAGTGTTAGCATTGAAGTAGGTAGCATACTGGCCAGGGTGCAATTTGGCATAGAGGAGTGTAGGGAAGATGATGATAACGAGTATAATGAAGCAATATCAGAGGAGGAACTTCAAAATCACAGACGGAAGTTGGGAGTAAATGTCGATGAAAGTAACTTGAGTGAATTGGATTTGTTAAGACTTGATAAGATACTCTACAAATATAAGGACTGTTCCGAGTTAAATGATTCGGAACTGGGCTTGATAAAGGGGTGGGAGCATTCCATTGGATTGTCCTGTAGGAAGCCTATCAAATTGCCGTATAGGAGAATAGCACCCACGATGATTCCTGAGGCCAAACATTTGCTTGATGACTTAAAGAAACGGGGTGTAATTGAAGAAAGCACAAGTCCTTATGCAGCACCTATAGTCCTTGTAAGAAAAAAAGACGGACGGTTAAGGTTGTGCATtgattacaggaaattaaattacattaaagggTGCATTTCCTCTTCCTAG